A genomic segment from Rhizoctonia solani chromosome 11, complete sequence encodes:
- a CDS encoding proteoglycan 4, with the protein MRFTAVIAMVTALSTLAMGVAIDERAVCGSEYPPAQCQKGTQACCDLCCKWVNTGVPSYQNMGYEKICRC; encoded by the exons ATGCGTTTTACCGCCGTTATCGCTATGGTTACTGCTCTCAGCACACTCGCGATGGGTGTAGCCATTGACGAGCGTG CGGTTTGCGGGTCCGAATACCCTCCAGCTCAGTGTCAAAAAGGAACTCAAGCGTGCTGTGATCTCTGCTGCAAGTG GGTGAACACCGGCGTTCCCTCTTACCAAAACATGGGATACGAGAAGATATGCAGGTGCTAG
- a CDS encoding Tyrosine kinase family catalytic domain protein, translated as MSTPVIGGSDSGPPLLYVVPPTLQLEEACIPGTRQSIITTITNWLNSTNITSSKVLWLADISGSGKSAVARHIGYTTTQSNQLLCSFFFKRDIENQSNTSQVISSMAREIARGSGAIAAEIAQAGSLGEGAGYVEAFHSQITVPLSRHPPERPSLILIDALDESGTPDRRAHFLDALVREVPLLPTTVKIMLTSKPAQDIDDALNKLSTVTVDDDDELEVYRLTFDVYGQDNRRDLRRYISHSFERIARLRRSNGFSLPEVWPSNQQKQSLVAHANGLFLWVTVAADYVACANDPEDALEALLALQNRPNPEAAIDALYKHILRSAESNPDFNFPTYYDILDLVLSAPNPLTLSELCATTKRDVGPTVCCLLPVLRAAPFVRIVHQSFREYVRDGQKCETRFLISRGTPATNDAEVPRSPIKAKSRQSSMGNNTVYPGFPLPSLATVASYPYAELLAPDIGDQIDPNSVSQYPAARGAFGDIWRAKHLDGRDVAIKSIRLYGSLASLGRHKLEKSSVKELMVWARLDHPNVLRLLGICVFGGEIGMVSEWMPKGNVTEFTINHPNANKLKLCSEIADGLAYLHNEGIIHGDLKGGNVVIAADGSARLVDFGLAKLTEEALKFSTTSAQRGTTRWMVGSYENLRKAYTDMVKPHELMNPAEESRAVITFASDVYALGMTFLEIYTGNPPFMEMRNDFQVMFAVIQGTLPQRPSPEASPQLINQMWDLMTWCWARNNERRPNAMTVSVMTRGLLHNKEFGSQHYSAVGENAVAMKHDINEETIAGSEMRAIQEFTV; from the exons ATGAGTACTCCCGTAATTGGTGGCTCAGACTCAGGTCCACCTCTATTGTACGTTGTACCGCCGACCTTACAGCTCGAAGAAGCATGTATTCCAGGCACCCGCCAATCGATCATAACCACCATCACCAATTGGCTCAACTCTACGAATATCACATCCTCCAAGGTCCTATGGCTAGCCGATATCAGTGGAAGTGGTAAATCAGCCGTTGCACGCCACATTGGTTACACCACTACGCAATCCAACCAATTATTATGCTCGTTCTTCTTCAAGAGAGACATTGAAAACCAGTCCAACACTAGCCAGGTTATCTCTAGCATGGCTCGCGAGATTGCCAGAGGTAGCGGGGCAATTGCAGCAGAGATAGCTCAGGCTGGCTCGTTAGGTGAAGGCGCTGGATATGTAGAAGCCTTCCACTCTCAGATTACAGTCCCTTTGAGCCGCCATCCACCCGAACGACCCTCCTTGATTCTTATCGACGCACTGGACGAATCAGGCACTCCAGATAGACGCGCTCACTTTCTTGATGCTTTAGTTCGCGAGGTACCCCTCTTACCAACAACAGTAAAGATCATGCTTACCAGCAAACCAGCTCAAGATATCGACGATGCTCTGAATAAGCTATCCACTGTTACAgtcgatgatgacgatgagcTCGAAGTCTATCGACTCACTTTTGATGTATATGGCCAAGACAACCGACGTGACTTGCGCAGGTATATCTCTCACTCTTTCGAACGCATTGCACGACTCAGGCGGTCTAATGGCTTCTCTCTGCCCGAGGTCTGGCCATCGAACCAACAGAAACAAAGTCTGGTGGCACATGCGAATGGCTTATTTCTCTGGGTCACGGTTGCTGCTGATTACGTGGCTTGCGCCAATGATCCAGAAGATGCACTGGAAGCCCTTCTCGCACTGCAAAACCGACCCAACCCTGAAGCGGCCATTGATGCTCTGTACAAGCACATCCTGCGGTCAGCCGAATCGAACCCCGACTTTAATTTTCCGACATACTATGATATACTTGACTTGGTACTCTCGGCTCCCAACCCTCTGACTCTAAGTGAACTATGCGCTACTACTAAGCGAGATGTAGGCCCAACGGTATGCTGTTTGCTGCCAGTCTTGCGCGCCGCACCATTTGTTCGCATCGTACACCAGTCTTTTCGAGAATACGTCCGTGATGGTCAAAAGTGCGAAACTAGATTCCTCATTTCTCGAGGCACACCAGCAACGAATGACGCCGAAGTACCTCGCTCTCCAATCAAGGCCAAGTCACGTCAGAGTTCTATGGGTAACAATACCGTGTACCCCGGCTTTCCACTT CCGAGTCTTGCTACTGTAGCATCATACCCATATGCTGAGTTGCTGGCTCCTGATATAGGAGATCAAATCGATCCGAATTCTGTGTCTCAGTATCCCGCCGCCAGGGGTGCTTTTGGAGATATTTGGAGGGCAAAACACCTCGATGGACGTGACGTAGCGATTAAATCCATTCGATTATATGGATCTCTTGCTTCATTAGGCCGACACAAACTCGAAAAG AGTTCAGTTAAAGAGCTGATGGTGTGGGCCAGATTGGATCACCCCAATGTATTGCGTTTGTTGGGTATTTGTGTTTTTGGCGGTGAGATCGGGATGGTATCCGAGTGGATGCCGAAAGGCAATGTGACCGAGTTCACGATTAATCACCCAAATGCCAACAAACTCAAGCTG TGCTCGGAGATCGCTGATGGGCTGGCGTATCTGCACAATGAAGGAATC ATTCATGGCGACCTTAAGGGA GGGAATGTGGTAATTGCGGCTGATGGATCAGCGCGGCTTGTTGACTTTGGCCTGGCAAAGCTGACTGAGGAGGCGCTGAAGTTTTCGACGACATCTGCTCAGCGCGGGACAACTCGGTGGATGGTAGGTAGCTATGAGAATCTAAGAAAAGCCTATACTGATATGGTGAAGCCTCATGAATTGATGAACCCAGCGGAGGAATCGAGAGCAGTGATTACATTTGCGTCCGACGTATATGCGCTTGGAATG ACCTTCTTG GAGATCTACACGGGCAATCCGCCATTCATGGAGATGCGTAATGATTTTCAAGTTATGTTTGCGGTAATCCAGGGAACTCTGCCTCAGCGACCGTCACCAGAGGCTTCTCCACAGCTGATAAACCAGATGTGGGATCTGATGACATGGTGCTGGGCTAGGAACAATGAGAGGCGACCGAACGCCATGACCGTATCTGTAATGACTCGGGGCCTGTTACACAACAAGGAATTTGGCTCACAGCATTA TTCGGCAGTTGGTGAGAATGCAGTCGCCATGAAGCATGATATCAACGAGGAAACAATAGCCGGTTCGGAGATGCGGGCAATCCAAGAATTCACGGTGTAA
- a CDS encoding GATA type zinc finger yields MDSTASVSSPSPDKAAMTNPWGFDLTSNDESSRPNDSFGRPLSRNQPAPGIDLAGMTGFNPSSLGAFPSPPIPFHDPTILPGSLPGFPPSHPLAMADPTQVLQQIAAQRAAAALMQTNLTSPWANLQANMMSNQAKAKPGRLKVQTGSSPVGSSHNSRVNTPSLPSSPLRLNHHREVEQATSTSGGSSSTAPFDYSSARTKRKTGLDKSSLGLLESKPLPEPVYHPDSAAGQSIVQEAALENLGFGMGLGGIGGAIMTPYGPLSYEMAARAGLTPGFPAWSAAQFQAGYPSLPRAAPVPHIRPNLPPSLWMSPTTVPIPKTDTQPEIGTHGVVHQSSIEQQVLHPVPLPPPLPHLPLSPLLLLARYLSKGKTTFKDSPDGRHSPSILSDILADDFFSNRPAPAGGNQSANSTARRPTVTFAASPVGSPGAFSGDSPTPSGAGCTGVDNESGRGEHPLAAQVWKMYAKTRATLPHQQRMENLTWRMMAMALKKKPASDAREGDDVQSEVTKVDEPGAKDLGQTKADGEQDKDKDKGIDKEQSKEVKQEEHQRGRRPDKGKARVVVQGFAAEEGSNGVLPEPDDAMDWRAVSRSRSRISMDWRAGSRSRSRPPWDAPRPRGEWDASEAHSHALLAQGKAQDAQFIGQRNEPEPIPEEGKPP; encoded by the exons ATGGACTCGACTGCTTCGGTTTCTTCCCCTTCACCGGATAAG GCTGCGATGACCAACCCATGGGGATTCGACCTTACATCAAACGACGAATCATCCCGGCCAAACGATTCCTTCGGACGCCCTCTTAGTCGCAACCAGCCAGCACCCGGTATAGATTTGGCTGGGATGACTGGATTCAACCCTTCAAGTCTTGGCGCGTTTCCCAGTCCCCCCATTCCATTCCACGACCCCACCATTCTGCCGGGCAGCCTCCCTGGATTTCCACCATCACATCCGCTGGCGATGGCCGACCCAACTCAAGTATTACAGCAAATAGCCGCACAACGAGCCGCGGCGGCCCTGATGCAAACAAATCTCACATCCCCATGGGCCAACCTACAGGCCAACATGATGTCGAATCAAGCGAAAGCCAAACCAGGCCGTCTTAAAGTTCAGACTGGGTCGTCGCCTGTGGGTTCTTCACACAACAGCCGAGTTAACACCCCAAGTCTTCCTTCCAGCCCGCTTCGTCTCAATCATCACCGTGAAGTCGAACAAGCTACATCAACCTCTGGCGGATCCTCTAGCACGGCCCCCTTCGATTATTCGAGTGCCAGAACAAAGCGCAAGACTGGTCTCGATAAATCTAGCCTCGGTCTGCTCGAATCTAAGCCTCTACCCGAACCAGTCTATCACCCCGATTCGGCTGCAGGACAGTCGATAGTTCAAGAAGCTGCCCTCGAAAATCTTGGCTTTGGGATGGGGCTAGGAGGGATCGGTGGAGCGATCATGACACCGTACGGTCCACTATCTTACGAGATGGCTGCGCGCGCGGGACTCACTCCTGGGTTCCCCGCTTGGTCCGCCGCACAGTTTCAGGCCGGATACCCCAGTTTACCCAGGGCGGCGCCAGTACCACACATTCGACCGAACCTGCCTCCATCACTGTGGATGTCGCCAACAACCGTACCCATTCCCAAGACGGATACCCAGCCGGAAATTGGAACACATGGGGTTGTGCACCAAAGCTCAATAGAACAACAGGTACTTCACCCGGTACCCCtaccacctccactaccacaTCTGCCGCTCTCTCCTCTtttactactggcccggtATC TTTCTAAAGGCAAGACGACTTTCAAAGATAGTCCTGATGGTCGTCATTCTCCTTCGATACTATCAGACATTCTGGCCGAtgatttcttctccaatcgCCCGGCTCCCGCTGGTGGCAACCAATCGGCCAACTCGACGGCGCGCCGGCCGACAGTCACGTTTGCAGCCTCACCAGTGGGTAGCCCGGGCGCATTCAGTGGGGATTCCCCAACTCCGAGCGGCGCTGGGTGTACAGGAGTTGACAATGAGTCCGGCCGCGGGGAACATCCACTGGCAGCTCAGGTCTGGAAGATGTACGCTAAAACGAGAGCCACTCTTCCGCACCAACAGCGTATGGAGAATCTCACCTGGAGAATGATGGCCATGGCTCTCAAAAAGAAACCTGCGTCTGACGCGAGGGAAGGAGACGATGTACAGTCTGAGGTGACCAAGGTTGATGAGCCCGGGGCGAAAGACCTAGGTCAGACCAAAGCAGATGGCGAGCAGGATAAGGATAAGGATAAGGGTATTGATAAGGAGCAATCCAAGGAAGTTAAACAGGAGGAGCATCAGCGCGGACGAAGGCCGGACAAGGGCAAGGCACGCGTGGTCGTTCAGGGCTTCGCGGCCGAGGAAGGCAGTAATGGCGTTCTACCCGA ACCCGATGACGCCATGGATTGGCGAGCAGTTTCGCGTTCACGATCTCGTATCTCCATGGACTGGCGAGCTGGTAGTCGTTCACGCTCTCGCCCCCCTTGGGATGCTCCCCGACCACGTGGCGAGTGGGATGCCAGTGAAGCCCATTCACACGCGCTCCTCGCTCAAGGCAAAGCTCAAGACGCTCAGTTTATTGGTCAGCGCAACGAACCTGAGCCTATTCCAGAAGAGGGCAAGCCTCCCTAA
- a CDS encoding GATA type zinc finger, whose translation MPQSVPAYDITQGGFAVGADHGADGEDYFPRRATRTWSDNTSFTAYGDATPDIVRSLDEAVSGTSSFPSTPYSHHAPPGADNFFDLPSRGLDEKHSDGRLSISPSHTLSPGQAGFLGHSMGIGGLVASRDSAGLNQGLPTGFMFDPSSQALSAAAHAAVAESEARYNAVTMSIVNAGLDNVGPDGPLDYNYFMNVLYPGSSNLDPSGVENSVGQTNLDGSISHSGLENSLPHPFTHVDPTHVLTGDLAGVYGPSPSSDSWAPTPQAQKEGESTSAPGSGPSSIKDRANSSTKKPLGRAQGSKDNVGGNADDDGTPTVCTNCQTTTTPLWRRDPDGNPLCNACGLFYKLHGVTRPMSLKTDVIKKRNRASGGPSGGSRKSATPNHTPSQPGVHATAGRPIAPSTRLTTVAAAGGGGAPANSPANLAIKRARRISVNGLSSGTALTPNRRGTIE comes from the exons ATGCCACAATCAGTACCGGCATATGATATCACTCAGGGTGGATTTGCGGTTGGTGCTGACCATGGTGCCGATGGAGAGGATTACTTCCCGAGACGG GCCACTCGCACCTGGAGCGACAAT ACATCCTTTACTGCTTACGGCGATGCCACTCCGGATATCGTACGATCGTTAGACGAGGCAGTTAGCGGAACAAGTTCTTTCCCTTCAACTCCATACAGCCATCATGCCCCACCTGGCGCCGACAATTTTTTCGATCTGCCTTCCAGGGGCCTCGACGAAAAACATTCCGATGGGAGGCTATCTATCTCACCCAGCCATACGCTCTCTCCTGGCCAAGCTGGGTTTTTGGGTCATTCAATGGGCATCGGGGGTCTGGTGGCAAGCCGAGATTCCGCGGGTTTAAACCAAGGGCTCCCCACTGGATTTATGTTTGACCCCTCGAGTCAGGCACTTTCCGCCGCGGCGCATGCTGCAGTAGCCGAAAGCGAAGCCCGTTATAACGCTGTCACAATGTCAATTGTTAACGCCGGGCTTGACAACGTGGGTCCAGATGGGCCACTGGACTATAACTATTTCATGAACGTGCTCTATCCTGGCAGCAGCAATTTGGATCCTTCAGGGGTCGAAAACTCGGTTGGCCAGACGAATCTAGACGGATCAATATCTCATTCGGGTCTTGAAAATTCTCTTCCCCACCCGTTCACGCACGTGGACCCCACGCATGTTCTCACTGGTGACCTTGCAGGCGTTTACGGCCCCAGTCCTTCAAGTGATAGCTGGG CTCCAACACCTCAAGCGCAAAAGGAAGGCGAGTCCACATCAGCACCAGGATCTGGCCCAAGTAGTATCAAAGATAGGGCCAATTCGTCGACAAAGAAGCCCCTGGGAAGAGCGCAAGGATCCAAGGATAACGTAGGCGGGAATGCAGACGACGACGGCACCCCCACCGTTTGTACCAATTGCCAAACCACGACCACTCCATTATGGCGGCGTGATCCAGACGGTAATCCTCTTTGCAATGCGTGTGGATTATTTTAT AAGTTACATGGAGTAACAAGGCCAATGTCATTGAAAACAGATGTGATTAAAAAGAG GAATCGTGCCTCTGGTGGGCCAAGCGGCGGCTCCAGGAAATCTGCGACACCTAATCATACACCCAGCCAGCCGG GTGTACATGCGACTGCTGGTCGTCCGATAGCGCCATCTACGCGATTGACCACGGTGGCTGCTGCGGGGGGCGGGGGCGCTCCTGCCAATTCTCCTGCCAACTTGGCGATTAAACGCGCGAGAAGGATATCTGTAAACGGGTTGTCGAGTGGCACTGCTTTGACACCTAACCGTCGTGGGACTATAGAATAA
- a CDS encoding RNase H domain-containing protein, which yields MNYATKLRTIPKLSQVAKRLPESWDTHTPTLNSNRNNKTKNLESPIHFIASHSHPHIEFVTPHINHPSNPSIPFPDQIKIKDTTDGLKRDEYRNKILSEISVLEECHASVLGYSDGHAAVSNGIRKVGVGYVIRAGKRTLSSSSIGIGPRANIYDAEMLGILLAFMKAKQIAENQGYRKIRIYCDNQSAVKSIADLSRHPCQYASRIFVPAAKAFVEGHPERSIHITWTPGHNGVEGNERADRLANEGARVAPTPLFNRTITWAKEQATRKTVRSWKKAWYEHSETRINSKYYIPRPPALKLHPIFNSSKLGRDIECRLVQYLTGHGHYGEYHAQFHHDVDPRCACGESVETIFHLTTSCPATAGHRGILSEFSTNINDPTLFGSLAGLEAVAKFIAKTGIGRRRGGPQAAAQTM from the coding sequence ATGAATTACGCAACCAAGCTCAGAACCATCCCCAAGTTGTCCCAAGTTGCTAAACGTCTCCCTGAATCATGGgacacgcatacacccactcTCAACAGCAACAGGAACAACAAGACCAAGAACTTGGAATCCCCCATCCATTTCATTGCATCACATAGCCACCCACACATCGAGTTTGTCACGCCGCACATCAACCACCCATCCAATCCGTCCATTCCATTCCCTGatcaaatcaaaatcaaggacACCACCGACGGCCTTAAACGTGACGAATACCGCAACAAAATCCTATCCGAAATCAGCGTGCTGGAAGAATGTCATGCCAGCGTTCTTGGCTACTCAGATGGGCACGCGGCGGTGTCCAATGGCATTCGGAAAGTCGGCGTCGGCTACGTGATACGTGCCGGAAAAAGGACTTTGTCTTCGTCGTCAATCGGAATTGGACCGCGAGCCAACATATACGATGCAGAAATGCTGGGAATTCTATTAGCGTTCATGAAAGCTAAACAAATAGCCGAAAACCAAGGTTACCGCAAAATACGCATCTATTGCGACAACCAGTCCGCTGTTAAATCAATCGCCGACCTCTCGCGACATCCGTGCCAATACGCGTCCAGAATATTCGTCCccgccgccaaggcatttGTGGAGGGACACCCAGAACGATCCATACACATCACATGGACGCCCGGACACAACGGAGTCGAAGGCAACGAAAGAGCGGATCGTTTGGCTAACGAAGGAGCTAGAGTGGCCCCGACCCCCTTATTCAATCGCACCATCACATGGGCGAAAGAACAGGCAACACGCAAAACCGTACGTTCATGGAAGAAAGCATGGTACGAGCATTCAGAAACAAGAATAAACTCGAAATACTACATCCCCCGCCCACCCGCGCTCAAATTACATCCCATATTTAACTCAAGCAAATTGGGCAGGGACATCGAGTGCCGCCTCGTACAATACCTCACCGGGCACGGCCATTATGGCGAGTACCACGCACAATTCCATCACGACGTAGATCCCAGGTGTGCCTGCGGGGAGTCGGTAGAGACTATCTTTCATTTAACCACCTCCTGTCCCGCTACGGCGGGACACAGGGGGATACTTagtgagttttccaccaacattaacgatcccacactgtttggctccctCGCAGGTCTCGAAGCAGTCGCAAAGTTCATTGCCAAGACGGGCATAggccgaagacgaggaggcccgCAGGCAGCCGCTCAAACCATGTAG